A region of Lichenibacterium dinghuense DNA encodes the following proteins:
- the modC gene encoding molybdenum ABC transporter ATP-binding protein, translated as MTAGAALSVEVAHRRGAFALDVSFAAPGGVTALFGRSGAGKTTLVDAIGGLLRPARGRIALGDRVLLDTERGVFVPRHRRRIGTVFQEGRLFPHLSVRQNLLFGRWFAPKGEPGPALDAVVDLLGIAPLLARRPAGLSGGEKQRVAIGRALLAKPRLLLMDEPLSALDDARKAEILPYVERLRDEAGVPIVYVSHSVPEVARLADTLVVLDAGRVTAAGPAAEVLSRLDVAPLLGAREAGAVLDARVAAQDERFGLTTLDTRAGALRVPRIDLPLGSALRVQVPARDVMLSRGAPVGTSALNALPAVVAELRDLDGAGAEVRLDCGGAALLARITRLSLAEMALEPGVPVFAVVKSVALDRSSGAARLGRYDGTV; from the coding sequence GTGACGGCGGGCGCGGCCCTGTCGGTCGAGGTCGCCCACCGCCGCGGCGCCTTCGCGCTCGACGTGAGCTTCGCGGCCCCGGGCGGCGTCACCGCGCTGTTCGGCCGCTCGGGCGCGGGCAAGACCACGCTGGTCGACGCCATCGGCGGGCTGCTGCGGCCGGCGCGGGGGCGCATCGCGCTCGGCGACCGCGTGCTGCTCGACACGGAGCGCGGGGTCTTCGTGCCGCGCCACCGGCGCCGCATCGGCACCGTGTTCCAGGAGGGGCGGCTGTTCCCGCACCTTTCCGTGCGGCAGAACCTCCTGTTCGGGCGCTGGTTCGCGCCGAAGGGCGAGCCCGGCCCCGCGCTCGACGCCGTGGTGGACCTGCTCGGCATCGCGCCGCTGCTGGCCCGCCGGCCGGCGGGCCTGTCGGGCGGCGAGAAGCAGCGCGTCGCCATCGGCCGGGCGCTGCTGGCGAAGCCCCGCCTCCTGCTGATGGACGAGCCATTGAGCGCGCTCGACGACGCCCGCAAGGCCGAGATCCTGCCCTACGTCGAGCGCCTGCGCGACGAGGCCGGCGTGCCCATCGTCTACGTGTCGCACTCGGTCCCCGAGGTGGCGCGGCTCGCCGACACGCTGGTGGTGCTCGACGCCGGCCGCGTCACCGCCGCGGGCCCCGCCGCCGAGGTGCTGTCGCGGCTCGACGTGGCGCCGCTCCTCGGCGCGCGCGAGGCCGGCGCGGTGCTCGACGCCCGCGTGGCCGCGCAGGACGAGCGCTTCGGCCTCACCACGCTCGACACCCGCGCCGGCGCGCTGCGCGTGCCGCGCATCGACCTGCCCCTCGGCTCGGCGCTGCGCGTCCAGGTGCCGGCCCGCGATGTGATGCTGAGCCGCGGCGCGCCGGTCGGCACCAGCGCGCTGAACGCGCTGCCGGCCGTCGTGGCGGAGCTGCGCGACCTCGACGGCGCCGGCGCCGAGGTCCGGCTCGACTGCGGCGGCGCGGCGCTGCTGGCGCGCATCACCCGCCTGTCGCTCGCCGAGATGGCGCTGGAGCCCGGTGTGCCCGTCTTCGCCGTGGTGAAGAGCGTGGCGCTCGACCGCTCCTCCGGCGCGGCGAGGCTCGGCCGCTACGACGGCACGGTGTGA
- a CDS encoding flagellin, protein MSSSILTNASAMTALQNLASTQKSLASTQAQISSGLKVATASDNAAYWSISSTMKSDTGALSAVSDALNLGSSLVSTASAAVTSTLTLLNKIKADLVTAQQPGTSTASVQTDISAQQKSLISILSSASFNGVNLLDGSSGTSASFVSSFTRDASGSTSVQTLSVNTSGTSGTQIGGTGGILAVAISGTISTSAQGTAGTGASAGAYAAGSLLAIDITSATAADLKALQAGVDQLISQVTGAGTQLGTASSVITNQQAYVSSLSDAITSGVGSLVDADMNVASTRLQALQTQQQLGIQALSIANQNSQLILKLFGQ, encoded by the coding sequence ATGAGCTCCAGCATCCTCACCAACGCCTCCGCCATGACGGCGCTGCAGAACCTGGCCTCGACGCAGAAGTCGCTGGCCTCCACGCAGGCGCAGATCTCGTCCGGCCTCAAGGTCGCGACGGCGTCCGACAACGCGGCCTACTGGTCGATCTCCTCCACCATGAAGTCCGACACCGGCGCGCTCTCGGCGGTGTCGGACGCGCTGAACCTCGGCAGCTCCCTGGTCAGCACCGCGTCCGCCGCCGTCACCTCGACGCTGACGCTGCTGAACAAGATCAAGGCCGACCTCGTCACCGCCCAGCAGCCGGGCACCTCGACGGCCAGCGTGCAGACCGACATCTCGGCCCAGCAGAAGAGCCTGATCTCGATCCTGTCTTCGGCCTCGTTCAACGGCGTCAACCTGCTCGACGGGTCGTCGGGCACGTCGGCGTCCTTCGTGTCGTCCTTCACCCGCGACGCGTCGGGCAGCACCAGCGTGCAGACGCTGAGCGTGAACACCTCCGGCACCTCGGGCACGCAGATCGGCGGCACCGGCGGCATCCTCGCCGTCGCGATCAGCGGCACGATCAGCACCTCGGCCCAGGGGACCGCCGGCACCGGGGCCAGCGCCGGCGCCTACGCGGCCGGCAGCCTCCTCGCCATCGACATCACCAGCGCCACGGCGGCGGATCTCAAGGCGCTGCAGGCCGGCGTCGACCAGCTCATCTCCCAGGTGACGGGTGCCGGCACCCAGCTCGGCACGGCGTCGAGCGTCATCACCAACCAGCAGGCCTACGTCTCGTCGCTGTCGGACGCCATCACGTCGGGGGTGGGCTCGCTGGTCGACGCCGACATGAACGTCGCCTCGACCCGCCTCCAGGCGCTGCAGACGCAGCAGCAGCTCGGCATCCAGGCCCTGTCCATCGCCAACCAGAACAGCCAGCTCATCCTCAAGCTGTTCGGCCAGTGA
- a CDS encoding flagellin, producing MSSSILTNTSAMTALQNLAATQNALNTTQSQISSGLRVATASDNAAYWSISTKLDSDTGALSAVSDALNLGSSVVSTATAAVTSTLTLLDNIKNDLVTAQEPGTSLSAVQTDITAQQQSLIAVLSSASFNGVNLVDGSSGTSASFVASFTRNASGATSVQTLTVNTSGTSGTQVAGAGGILAVSLGAFSGSGVAGATGAGSSAGNYAQGSLLAINITTATTGDLAALQSDVDKIITQVTGAGAQLGTASSVITNQQSYVQSLSDAITSGVGSLVDADMNVASTKLQALQTQQQLGIQALSIANQNSQLILKLFGAS from the coding sequence ATGAGCTCCAGCATCCTCACCAACACGTCGGCCATGACGGCGTTGCAGAACCTCGCCGCCACCCAGAACGCGCTCAACACCACGCAGTCGCAGATCTCGTCCGGCCTGCGCGTCGCGACGGCGTCCGACAACGCCGCCTACTGGTCCATCTCGACCAAGCTCGATTCCGACACCGGCGCGCTGTCGGCGGTGTCGGACGCGCTGAACCTCGGCTCCTCGGTGGTGTCGACCGCCACAGCGGCCGTCACCTCGACGCTGACGCTGCTCGACAACATCAAGAACGACCTCGTCACCGCGCAGGAGCCGGGCACCTCGCTCTCGGCCGTGCAGACCGACATCACGGCCCAGCAGCAGAGCCTCATCGCCGTGCTGTCCTCGGCCTCCTTCAACGGCGTCAACCTCGTCGACGGCTCGTCGGGCACGTCGGCCTCCTTCGTGGCCTCGTTCACCCGCAACGCGTCGGGCGCCACCAGCGTGCAGACGCTGACGGTCAACACCTCCGGCACCTCGGGCACGCAGGTGGCCGGCGCGGGCGGCATCCTGGCCGTGTCGCTCGGCGCCTTCTCGGGCTCGGGGGTGGCCGGCGCCACCGGTGCCGGTTCGAGCGCGGGCAACTACGCGCAGGGCAGCCTGCTCGCCATCAACATCACCACCGCGACGACGGGCGACCTCGCCGCGCTGCAGTCGGACGTCGACAAGATCATCACCCAGGTGACGGGCGCGGGAGCGCAGCTCGGCACCGCGTCGAGCGTCATCACCAACCAGCAGAGCTACGTGCAGTCGCTGTCGGACGCGATCACCTCGGGCGTGGGCTCGCTGGTCGACGCCGACATGAACGTCGCCTCGACCAAGCTCCAGGCGCTGCAGACGCAGCAGCAGCTCGGCATCCAGGCGCTGTCCATCGCCAACCAGAACAGCCAGCTCATCCTGAAGCTGTTCGGAGCCTCGTGA
- a CDS encoding DUF6867 family protein, with protein sequence MGGLLYPDEPGALGAFVFFTVVLGGLGGIATGRAFAGSWKPLLTLPLALLAMAAAVRFLSYALAAEDLLSLQYYIVSLVFVVLGAAYGFRAKRTEQMCRQYPWLFGKAGPVNWTHRA encoded by the coding sequence ATGGGCGGGTTGCTGTACCCGGACGAGCCGGGGGCGCTCGGCGCCTTCGTGTTCTTCACGGTGGTGCTGGGCGGGCTCGGCGGCATCGCGACGGGCCGCGCCTTCGCGGGCTCCTGGAAGCCCCTCCTCACGCTGCCGCTGGCCCTGCTGGCGATGGCCGCGGCGGTGCGCTTCCTCAGCTACGCGCTGGCCGCCGAGGACCTGCTGTCCCTGCAATACTACATCGTGTCGCTGGTCTTCGTGGTGCTCGGAGCCGCCTACGGGTTCCGGGCCAAGCGCACCGAACAGATGTGCCGGCAGTATCCGTGGCTCTTCGGCAAGGCCGGCCCGGTGAACTGGACGCACCGCGCCTGA
- a CDS encoding ABC transporter ATP-binding protein, whose protein sequence is MLSIRGLQTYYGKICALKGIDMDVNQGEIVTLIGANGAGKSTLMMTIFGSPRAREGSITYEGRDITRLPTHEIARLEIAQSPEGRRIFPRMTVYENLQMGAAINKFAHFDQDLERAFTIFPRLKERAQQRGGTLSGGEQQMLAIARALMSRPRLLLLDEPSLGLAPLIVRQIFDVIRDLNKTEGLTVFLVEQNAFHALKLADRGYVMVNGLITMSGTGQDLLSRPEVRAAYLEGGH, encoded by the coding sequence ATGCTGTCGATCCGCGGCCTGCAGACCTACTACGGCAAGATCTGCGCCCTGAAGGGCATCGACATGGACGTCAACCAGGGCGAGATCGTCACCCTGATCGGCGCCAACGGGGCGGGCAAATCCACCCTGATGATGACGATCTTCGGCAGCCCGCGCGCCCGCGAGGGCTCGATCACCTACGAGGGCCGCGACATCACGCGGCTGCCGACGCACGAGATCGCGCGCCTCGAGATCGCCCAGTCGCCGGAAGGCCGGCGCATCTTCCCGCGCATGACCGTCTACGAGAACCTGCAGATGGGCGCGGCGATCAACAAGTTCGCCCACTTCGACCAGGACCTAGAGCGCGCCTTCACGATCTTCCCGCGGCTGAAGGAGCGCGCGCAGCAGCGCGGCGGCACGCTGTCGGGCGGCGAGCAGCAGATGCTGGCCATCGCCCGCGCGCTGATGAGCCGGCCGCGGCTGCTGCTGCTCGACGAGCCGTCGCTGGGCCTCGCGCCCCTGATCGTGCGCCAGATCTTCGACGTGATCCGCGACCTCAACAAGACGGAGGGGCTGACCGTGTTCCTGGTGGAGCAGAACGCCTTCCACGCGCTGAAGCTCGCCGACCGCGGCTACGTGATGGTCAACGGGCTCATCACCATGTCGGGCACCGGGCAGGACCTCTTGAGCCGGCCCGAGGTGCGCGCCGCCTACCTCGAAGGGGGACACTGA
- a CDS encoding ABC transporter ATP-binding protein yields the protein MRWQSDPLLVVEHVYMRFGGLVAVNDLSFTVGRGDITALIGPNGAGKTTVFNCITGFYKPTEGRMALARQGIAAPEDVLSLTRSGKKHMRGASGDLYLLERMPDQEIARTAKVARTFQNIRLFTGMTVLENMLVAQHNALMHASGMTVGGLLGLGGYRGKERDAVDKARFWLDTIGLIDRADDPAGDLPYGDQRRLEIVRAMCTDPVLLCLDEPAAGLNPRESLELNTLLRLIRDHHGTSVLLIEHDMSVVMTISDHVVVLDYGTKIADGEPAAVRDDPKVIAAYLGVADDEVAEVEAEIGA from the coding sequence ATGCGCTGGCAGAGCGATCCCCTGCTCGTCGTCGAACACGTCTACATGCGGTTCGGCGGCCTCGTCGCCGTCAACGACCTGTCGTTCACGGTGGGGCGCGGCGACATCACGGCGCTGATCGGCCCCAACGGCGCCGGCAAGACCACCGTGTTCAACTGCATCACGGGCTTCTACAAGCCCACCGAGGGGCGCATGGCGCTGGCCCGCCAGGGCATCGCGGCGCCCGAGGACGTGCTGTCCCTCACGCGCTCCGGCAAGAAGCACATGCGCGGCGCGTCCGGCGACCTGTACCTGCTCGAGCGCATGCCCGACCAGGAGATCGCCCGCACGGCCAAGGTGGCGCGCACGTTCCAGAACATCCGCCTGTTCACCGGCATGACCGTGCTGGAGAACATGCTGGTCGCCCAGCACAACGCGCTGATGCACGCCTCCGGCATGACCGTGGGCGGGCTGCTCGGCCTCGGCGGCTACCGCGGCAAGGAGCGGGACGCGGTCGACAAGGCGCGGTTCTGGCTCGACACGATCGGCCTCATCGACCGCGCCGACGACCCCGCGGGCGACCTGCCCTACGGCGACCAGCGGCGGCTGGAGATCGTGCGCGCCATGTGCACCGACCCCGTGCTGCTGTGCCTCGACGAGCCGGCGGCGGGCCTCAACCCGCGCGAGTCGCTGGAGCTCAACACCCTGCTGCGCCTGATCCGCGACCACCACGGCACCTCCGTGCTGCTGATCGAGCACGACATGAGCGTGGTGATGACCATCTCGGACCACGTGGTGGTGCTCGACTACGGCACCAAGATCGCCGACGGCGAGCCCGCCGCGGTGCGCGACGACCCCAAGGTCATCGCCGCCTATCTCGGCGTGGCGGACGACGAGGTGGCCGAAGTGGAAGCGGAGATCGGAGCGTGA
- the livM gene encoding high-affinity branched-chain amino acid ABC transporter permease LivM, producing MEAKTPVPGAVSAAAPPAPIFDLVAALRSAAFSGLVTLGLGVPLLAYDTHPDISNALVVVPRWSWALWAAAIVFAGRFLGLLVGARPRAAKRPQQLRTPGRAETVLKANLAWFAIAALVAFPLVMVGALGANGSLKWINNYGIQILIYVMLGWGLNIVVGLAGLLDLGYVAFYAVGAYSYALLSTTYGLSFWICLPLAGILAAFWGMILGFPVLRLRGDYLAIVTLAFGEIIRIVLINWTDLTNGYAGISAIPRATFFGLPFTDNDDGFAHFFGIEYNPIQRTVFLFYLILFLALLTNAVTLRLRRLPVGRAWEALREDEIACRSLGINTVNTKLTAFALGAMFGGFAGSFFAVRQAFVSPESFTFIESATILAIVVLGGMGSQIGVALAATVLIGGTELLRELDFLKTIFGQDFDPVQYRMLIFGGGMVLMMIWRPRGIIATRSPSIFLKERKAIAGDMVKEGHG from the coding sequence ATGGAAGCCAAGACCCCGGTCCCCGGCGCCGTCTCCGCGGCCGCCCCGCCGGCGCCGATCTTCGACCTCGTGGCGGCGCTCAGAAGCGCCGCATTCTCGGGCTTGGTCACGCTGGGCCTCGGCGTGCCGCTGCTCGCCTACGACACGCATCCCGACATCTCCAACGCCCTCGTGGTGGTGCCGCGCTGGTCGTGGGCGCTGTGGGCCGCCGCCATCGTCTTCGCGGGGCGCTTCCTCGGCCTCCTCGTGGGCGCCCGCCCCCGCGCCGCCAAGCGCCCGCAGCAGCTCCGGACCCCCGGCCGGGCCGAGACGGTGCTCAAGGCCAACCTCGCCTGGTTCGCGATCGCGGCGCTGGTCGCCTTTCCGCTGGTGATGGTCGGCGCGCTCGGCGCCAACGGCTCGCTGAAGTGGATCAACAACTACGGCATCCAGATCCTCATCTACGTGATGCTGGGCTGGGGCCTGAACATCGTGGTCGGCCTCGCCGGCCTGCTCGACCTCGGCTACGTGGCCTTCTACGCGGTGGGCGCCTATTCCTACGCGCTTCTGTCCACCACCTACGGCCTCTCCTTCTGGATCTGCCTGCCGCTGGCCGGCATCCTGGCCGCCTTCTGGGGCATGATCCTCGGCTTCCCGGTGCTGCGCCTGCGCGGCGACTACCTCGCCATCGTGACGCTGGCCTTCGGCGAGATCATCCGCATCGTCCTCATCAACTGGACGGACCTGACCAACGGCTACGCCGGCATCTCGGCGATCCCGCGCGCCACCTTCTTCGGCCTGCCGTTCACCGACAACGACGACGGCTTCGCGCACTTCTTCGGCATCGAGTACAACCCGATCCAGCGCACGGTCTTCCTGTTCTACCTCATCCTGTTCCTGGCGCTGCTCACCAACGCCGTGACGCTGCGGCTGCGTCGCCTGCCCGTCGGGCGCGCCTGGGAGGCGCTGCGCGAGGACGAGATCGCCTGCCGCTCGCTCGGCATCAACACGGTCAACACCAAGCTCACCGCCTTCGCGCTCGGCGCCATGTTCGGCGGCTTCGCGGGCTCGTTCTTCGCGGTGCGGCAGGCCTTCGTCTCCCCCGAATCCTTCACCTTCATCGAATCGGCCACGATCCTCGCCATCGTGGTGCTGGGCGGCATGGGCTCGCAGATCGGCGTCGCGCTGGCCGCGACCGTGCTGATCGGCGGCACGGAGCTGTTGCGCGAGCTCGACTTCCTGAAGACCATCTTCGGCCAGGACTTCGACCCCGTGCAGTACCGCATGCTGATCTTCGGCGGCGGCATGGTGCTGATGATGATCTGGCGCCCGCGCGGCATCATCGCGACCCGCTCGCCCTCCATCTTCCTCAAGGAACGCAAGGCGATCGCGGGCGACATGGTCAAGGAAGGTCACGGCTGA
- a CDS encoding branched-chain amino acid ABC transporter permease: MDIFLQAMINGVTLGSIYGLIAIGYTMVFGIIGMVNFAHGDVFMLSAFVALILFLILTQILGVANVAVAFVIVLIGAMAITALWNWAIERVAYRPLRGSFRLAPLISAIGMSIFLSNMVQVIQGPRNKTIPPMFEKTIALTSGGSYDVTLSYKQIVIMVSTTVLMAAFWYLVQRTPLGRAQRACEQDRKMASLLGIDVDRTISLTFVIGAALAAVAGVLYLSYYGVVSFADGFVPGVKAFTAAVLGGIGSLPGAVLGGLLIGLIEVLWSTYVSTDYKDVAAFSILAITLIFMPTGLLGRPEIEKV; the protein is encoded by the coding sequence ATGGACATCTTCCTCCAAGCGATGATCAACGGCGTGACGCTGGGGTCCATCTACGGGCTCATCGCCATCGGCTACACGATGGTGTTCGGCATCATCGGGATGGTGAACTTCGCCCACGGCGACGTGTTCATGCTGTCCGCCTTCGTGGCCCTGATCCTGTTCCTGATCCTGACCCAGATCCTCGGGGTCGCCAACGTGGCGGTCGCCTTCGTGATCGTGCTGATCGGCGCCATGGCGATCACCGCGCTGTGGAACTGGGCGATCGAGCGCGTGGCCTACCGGCCCCTGCGCGGCTCCTTCCGCCTGGCGCCGCTGATCTCGGCGATCGGCATGTCGATCTTCCTGTCCAACATGGTCCAGGTGATCCAGGGGCCGCGCAACAAGACCATCCCGCCGATGTTCGAGAAGACCATCGCGCTGACCTCGGGCGGCTCCTACGACGTCACCCTGTCCTACAAGCAGATCGTCATCATGGTCTCGACGACGGTGCTGATGGCGGCCTTCTGGTACCTCGTGCAGCGCACCCCGCTCGGCCGCGCCCAGCGCGCCTGCGAGCAGGACCGCAAGATGGCCTCCCTGCTGGGCATCGACGTCGACCGCACCATCTCGCTCACCTTCGTGATCGGCGCGGCGCTCGCCGCGGTCGCGGGCGTCCTCTACCTCAGCTACTACGGCGTGGTGAGCTTCGCGGACGGCTTCGTGCCCGGCGTCAAGGCCTTCACGGCCGCCGTGCTGGGCGGCATCGGCTCGCTGCCCGGCGCGGTGCTGGGCGGGCTGCTGATCGGCCTCATCGAGGTGCTGTGGTCCACCTACGTGTCGACCGACTACAAGGACGTGGCGGCCTTCTCCATCCTGGCCATCACCCTGATCTTCATGCCCACGGGCCTGCTCGGCCGCCCCGAGATCGAGAAGGTCTGA
- a CDS encoding FUSC family protein — protein sequence MTALGGDAPASPRRVWARVRAAVAPHLLGWSDWAYALHAALCALVALWLAMWFKLDAPYWAGSTVLITAQASRAQGLLKGLNRVVGTAVGTVMGVTLIALFPQGWWSYLLAHTAWLALCTFASCLLKDQQSYAAALSGYTALIVAFDSFGEPDKAFATALSRGSAVVLGVTLFTLTVLLLFPSNEAASLRASLRSWLDDGLGAAARLLRGEGGPDEVARFLPRLAKFDTEIENGATEAPWIRPRKPLLRGAVLGLVDCVMDAAARAEAPPAPGVAAEVEYLRPRVTERLPRDARGRPLWAPWAARPAPVRAARRARGGLGILRRDQEPEHAHPVSRAVDRDLGAAGLGALRAAFGMGSASAIWVTTRWPSGSDFVLITGIICCLFASRPSPVANGLRFALSTVLTAVCALGVGFYVLPLLSGFRFLAAVLFPFLLVGALGVRSSWAAYFTPLNFFLMTMANINNEMNYDPLTFFNSVEALVAGAIYGTLWFQLVPPPSKAMAARSLRGRLFRGAPRMAAGRPRAAEARLLFAERLGALLPLTPESERGGLVADALAAWRRADAASDPAPIDMLKS from the coding sequence GTGACGGCTCTCGGCGGGGACGCCCCGGCGAGCCCTCGCCGGGTCTGGGCCCGGGTGCGGGCCGCGGTCGCGCCCCACCTGCTCGGCTGGAGCGACTGGGCCTACGCGCTCCATGCCGCGCTCTGCGCCCTCGTCGCGCTGTGGCTCGCGATGTGGTTCAAGCTCGACGCGCCCTACTGGGCCGGCTCCACGGTGCTGATCACCGCCCAGGCGTCCCGCGCCCAGGGGCTGCTGAAGGGGCTCAACCGCGTGGTCGGCACGGCGGTCGGCACCGTGATGGGCGTGACCCTGATCGCGCTGTTCCCGCAGGGCTGGTGGAGCTACCTCCTGGCCCACACGGCGTGGCTGGCGCTCTGCACCTTCGCGTCCTGCCTGCTCAAGGACCAGCAGAGCTACGCCGCGGCGCTGTCGGGCTACACGGCGCTGATCGTCGCCTTCGACAGCTTCGGCGAGCCCGACAAGGCCTTCGCCACGGCGCTGTCGCGCGGCTCCGCCGTGGTGCTGGGGGTGACGCTCTTCACCCTCACGGTGCTGCTGCTGTTCCCGTCCAACGAGGCCGCGTCCCTGCGCGCGTCGCTGCGCTCCTGGCTCGACGACGGGCTCGGCGCCGCCGCGCGTCTGCTGCGCGGCGAGGGCGGCCCGGACGAGGTCGCGCGCTTCCTGCCGCGGCTCGCCAAGTTCGACACGGAGATCGAGAACGGCGCCACCGAGGCCCCTTGGATCCGGCCCCGCAAGCCGCTGCTGCGCGGCGCCGTGCTGGGCCTCGTCGACTGCGTGATGGACGCGGCCGCGCGGGCCGAAGCCCCGCCGGCCCCCGGCGTCGCTGCGGAGGTCGAGTATCTCCGCCCGCGGGTGACGGAGCGCCTGCCGCGCGACGCGCGGGGACGCCCGCTCTGGGCCCCGTGGGCGGCGCGCCCGGCGCCGGTGCGCGCGGCCCGGCGGGCGCGGGGCGGCCTCGGCATCCTGCGCCGCGACCAGGAGCCGGAACACGCCCACCCCGTCTCGCGCGCGGTCGACCGCGACCTGGGCGCGGCCGGGCTCGGGGCGCTCCGGGCGGCGTTCGGCATGGGCTCCGCTTCCGCGATCTGGGTCACCACCCGCTGGCCGAGCGGCTCCGACTTCGTGCTCATCACCGGCATCATCTGCTGCCTCTTCGCGTCGCGGCCCTCGCCGGTCGCGAACGGCCTGCGCTTCGCCCTCTCGACGGTGCTGACGGCCGTCTGCGCACTCGGGGTCGGCTTCTACGTGCTGCCGCTTCTGTCGGGGTTCCGCTTCCTGGCCGCGGTGCTGTTCCCCTTCCTGCTCGTGGGGGCCCTCGGCGTGCGGTCGAGCTGGGCCGCCTATTTCACGCCGCTGAACTTCTTCCTGATGACGATGGCGAACATCAACAACGAGATGAACTACGACCCGCTCACCTTCTTCAACTCGGTCGAGGCGCTCGTGGCGGGGGCGATCTACGGGACGCTGTGGTTCCAGCTCGTCCCGCCGCCGTCGAAGGCCATGGCGGCGCGGTCCCTCCGCGGCCGCCTGTTCCGCGGCGCCCCGCGCATGGCGGCGGGGCGGCCGCGCGCCGCGGAAGCGCGGCTGCTCTTCGCCGAACGGCTCGGCGCCCTGCTGCCCCTGACGCCCGAGTCCGAGCGGGGCGGCCTCGTCGCCGACGCGCTGGCGGCGTGGCGCCGCGCGGATGCGGCGTCCGATCCCGCGCCGATTGACATGCTCAAGAGCTAG
- the fdhD gene encoding formate dehydrogenase accessory sulfurtransferase FdhD, protein MARPLDDTPGGLPPATAAAGAVTFRFADALPREGERRVAAEVPVQVLFGGVPFGIMMATPADLEDFAFGFSLTEGVIAHPDEIRAVRVEPAEGAVRLAVDVSGARLQAHLARKRAMTGRTSCGLCGVDDLAALPRASAPAGEAPRVALGAIGRALGALDAGQHLNAATRAVHGAAWATLAGEVLDVREDVGRHNALDKLIGACLRAGRDPASGFVVVTSRASFEIVEKAATFGCRTLVAISAPTALAIDRARALDVTLAGIARADSVTVFHGAHRILAGAAPAAP, encoded by the coding sequence ATGGCGCGGCCCCTCGACGACACGCCGGGCGGCCTCCCGCCCGCCACCGCGGCGGCCGGCGCCGTCACGTTCCGCTTCGCCGACGCTCTGCCGCGCGAGGGCGAGCGCCGGGTCGCCGCGGAGGTGCCCGTGCAGGTGTTGTTCGGCGGCGTGCCCTTCGGCATCATGATGGCGACCCCCGCCGACCTCGAGGACTTCGCCTTCGGCTTCAGCCTCACGGAAGGCGTCATCGCGCATCCGGACGAGATCCGCGCCGTGCGGGTCGAGCCGGCCGAGGGCGCGGTGCGGCTCGCGGTGGACGTCAGCGGCGCGCGCCTCCAGGCCCACCTCGCCCGCAAGCGCGCCATGACGGGGCGCACGAGCTGCGGGCTCTGCGGCGTCGACGACCTCGCCGCCCTGCCCCGCGCTTCGGCGCCCGCGGGCGAGGCGCCGCGCGTGGCGCTCGGCGCGATCGGGCGCGCGCTCGGCGCGCTCGACGCCGGCCAGCACCTCAACGCCGCGACCCGCGCCGTGCACGGCGCCGCCTGGGCGACGCTGGCGGGCGAGGTGCTCGACGTGCGCGAGGACGTTGGCCGCCACAACGCGCTCGACAAGCTGATCGGCGCCTGCCTGCGCGCGGGCCGCGACCCGGCCTCGGGCTTCGTCGTGGTGACGAGCCGCGCCTCCTTCGAGATTGTCGAGAAGGCCGCGACCTTCGGCTGCCGCACGCTGGTCGCCATCTCGGCCCCGACCGCGCTGGCGATCGACCGCGCCCGCGCGCTCGACGTGACGCTGGCCGGCATCGCCAGGGCCGATTCCGTCACGGTGTTCCACGGCGCACACCGCATCCTCGCCGGCGCCGCTCCGGCGGCGCCGTGA
- a CDS encoding ABC transporter ATP-binding protein: MTPTEPALALRSLRKGFGAGVPAVDGLDLTVEAGAFYALLGPNGAGKTTTLRMVAGLMRPDAGAIRVHGIDAVADPVAAKRVTAWLPDEPLLYDKLTPMEYLGFVAGLWSVEPGRARRLADALVERLDLGPHRDRRCEGFSRGMKQKVALAGALIHEPRLLILDEPLTGLDAGAARTVKAILGECAAGGATVILTTHILEVAEKLASRIGIIRRGRLVAEGTAAELGGGAPLEDAFLRLTEAV, encoded by the coding sequence GTGACCCCGACCGAACCGGCCCTCGCCCTCCGCTCCCTGCGCAAGGGCTTCGGCGCCGGCGTCCCCGCGGTCGACGGGCTCGACCTCACGGTCGAGGCCGGCGCCTTCTACGCCCTGCTCGGCCCCAACGGGGCCGGCAAGACCACGACGCTGCGCATGGTGGCGGGGCTGATGCGGCCCGACGCGGGCGCGATCCGCGTCCACGGCATCGACGCGGTCGCCGATCCGGTCGCGGCCAAGCGCGTCACCGCCTGGCTGCCCGACGAGCCCCTGCTCTACGACAAGCTGACGCCGATGGAATACCTCGGCTTCGTGGCCGGGCTCTGGTCCGTGGAGCCGGGGCGGGCGCGGCGCCTCGCCGACGCGCTGGTCGAGCGGCTCGACCTCGGCCCCCACCGCGACCGGCGCTGCGAGGGCTTTTCGCGCGGCATGAAGCAGAAGGTGGCGCTGGCCGGCGCGCTGATCCACGAGCCGCGGCTCCTGATCCTCGACGAGCCGCTGACGGGGCTCGACGCCGGCGCGGCCCGCACCGTCAAGGCGATCCTCGGCGAATGCGCGGCGGGGGGCGCCACCGTGATCCTGACCACCCACATCCTCGAAGTGGCGGAGAAGCTCGCGAGCCGCATCGGCATCATCCGCCGAGGCCGGCTCGTCGCGGAGGGCACGGCGGCGGAGCTGGGCGGCGGCGCCCCGCTCGAGGACGCCTTCCTGCGCCTCACCGAGGCGGTGTGA